In a genomic window of Streptomyces noursei ATCC 11455:
- a CDS encoding small hydrophobic membrane protein: protein MLFLVAALLLMGIALGTAAHLPVPVTLVAAAVITAWLLVFYLRERRHHTEGTAR from the coding sequence ATGCTCTTCCTCGTCGCAGCCCTCCTCCTGATGGGGATCGCGCTGGGCACCGCGGCGCACCTCCCCGTCCCGGTCACCCTCGTCGCCGCCGCGGTCATCACCGCCTGGCTGCTCGTCTTCTACCTGCGCGAACGCCGCCACCACACCGAGGGGACCGCCCGATGA
- a CDS encoding M6 family metalloprotease domain-containing protein has protein sequence MRTLTHKICAALAATAACVAAATTLTTPPDATAAPPPPIAAPVPPPPGVKPLPPPIGAVGTAKATAKTTATATANASAGGSAPAPPAPRPPAGARPSGPCALSGITEDVSEAAPTPAGFAHAFGIVRALTLFVDFPDAPAGLSPMARFAEFFPAVTDYFRTSSYGRLTYVPKPLFRWIRMSHPLAAYGITRGATFDPHSNQGYYALSRELVHAVDPLVDFRNYDVVNVIASPNAGPPATRSVLSVTFSGSDMGLKTGRGAEFQNVSFIWSRQSGLSAFRVVNHENAHSFGLPDLYYTDEPNASTPVGHWDPMDEDWGPTNDFLGWHKWKMGWLAPGQVHCTPPGGTPTEHVLTPISTPGGTKIVVIPTGPHTAFVVEARTSGLLDPIVCRPGVLVYHVATNVPSGRAPIRVVDGTPHSNGCYSDARYVDADLTDATFRPGDSFTDRVSGVTVTVLTENTDGTYRVRTTPAHA, from the coding sequence ATGCGCACCCTGACACACAAGATCTGCGCCGCCCTGGCCGCGACCGCCGCCTGCGTGGCCGCCGCCACCACCCTGACCACGCCGCCCGACGCCACCGCCGCCCCACCGCCCCCGATCGCCGCTCCCGTACCGCCGCCGCCCGGCGTCAAGCCCCTGCCGCCCCCCATCGGAGCCGTCGGCACCGCCAAGGCGACGGCGAAGACCACCGCGACGGCCACCGCGAACGCCTCCGCGGGGGGCTCCGCCCCGGCGCCTCCCGCGCCCCGCCCACCGGCCGGCGCACGTCCCAGCGGCCCCTGCGCGCTCTCCGGCATCACCGAGGACGTCTCCGAGGCGGCCCCCACCCCCGCCGGCTTCGCGCACGCCTTCGGCATCGTGCGGGCCCTCACCCTCTTCGTGGACTTCCCGGACGCCCCCGCCGGCCTCTCCCCCATGGCCCGCTTCGCCGAGTTCTTCCCGGCCGTGACCGACTACTTCCGCACCAGTTCGTACGGCAGGCTGACGTACGTCCCCAAGCCGCTCTTCCGCTGGATCCGCATGTCACACCCGCTGGCGGCATACGGCATCACCCGCGGCGCCACCTTCGATCCGCACTCGAACCAGGGCTACTACGCCCTGTCCCGGGAACTCGTGCACGCCGTGGACCCGCTCGTGGACTTCCGCAACTACGACGTCGTGAACGTCATCGCGTCCCCCAACGCGGGCCCGCCGGCGACCCGCTCCGTCCTGTCGGTCACCTTCAGCGGCAGCGACATGGGGCTGAAGACCGGCCGCGGGGCGGAGTTCCAGAACGTCTCCTTCATCTGGAGCCGGCAATCGGGCCTGAGCGCCTTCCGGGTCGTCAACCACGAGAACGCGCACTCCTTCGGCCTACCCGACCTCTACTACACGGACGAGCCCAACGCATCGACCCCGGTGGGCCACTGGGACCCGATGGACGAGGACTGGGGGCCGACCAACGACTTCCTCGGCTGGCACAAGTGGAAGATGGGCTGGCTCGCCCCCGGCCAGGTGCACTGCACACCGCCCGGCGGCACCCCCACCGAGCACGTCCTCACGCCGATCTCCACCCCCGGCGGCACCAAGATCGTCGTCATTCCGACCGGTCCGCACACCGCCTTCGTGGTCGAGGCCCGGACCAGCGGCCTCCTGGACCCGATCGTCTGCCGCCCCGGCGTCCTCGTCTACCACGTGGCCACCAACGTCCCCAGTGGCCGCGCCCCCATCCGCGTCGTCGACGGCACCCCGCACAGCAACGGCTGCTACAGCGACGCCCGCTACGTCGACGCGGACCTGACCGACGCCACCTTCCGCCCCGGCGACTCCTTCACCGACCGGGTGAGCGGCGTCACCGTCACCGTTCTCACCGAGAACACCGACGGCACCTACCGCGTCCGCACCACCCCGGCGCACGCCTGA
- a CDS encoding TetR/AcrR family transcriptional regulator, translated as MQTAPPRLRADAVRNRERIIAAARETMVEFGAEAPFDEIARRAGVGNATLYRHFTDRRDLIHHVTLSVMSRIADRAECALVAESDAFEALRRFVHDAVEERIGALCPLLSDGVDPAHPDLLAARERLDAAVAAVMGAARDSGQLRTDIAVGDLMVALTQLTRPLPGSGCMDFDRFVHRHLQLFLDGLQTPARSELPGSAVTLEDLRRR; from the coding sequence GTGCAGACTGCACCACCGCGGCTGCGGGCCGATGCGGTGCGCAACCGGGAGCGGATCATCGCCGCCGCGCGGGAGACGATGGTCGAGTTCGGGGCCGAGGCGCCGTTCGACGAAATCGCTCGACGCGCGGGTGTCGGCAATGCGACGCTCTACCGTCACTTCACGGATCGCCGGGATTTGATCCACCACGTCACGCTCTCCGTCATGTCCCGTATCGCGGACCGCGCGGAGTGCGCCCTCGTGGCGGAGTCCGATGCCTTCGAAGCGCTGAGGCGCTTCGTCCACGACGCGGTGGAGGAGCGGATCGGGGCGCTGTGCCCGCTGCTCTCCGACGGCGTCGACCCGGCCCACCCCGATCTGCTCGCCGCGCGTGAGCGCCTGGACGCGGCCGTGGCCGCCGTCATGGGTGCCGCGCGTGACAGCGGCCAGCTGCGCACCGACATCGCCGTCGGTGACCTGATGGTCGCGCTCACCCAGCTCACCCGCCCGCTGCCGGGCAGTGGCTGTATGGACTTCGACAGGTTCGTGCACCGGCATCTGCAGCTGTTCCTGGACGGCCTGCAAACCCCCGCCCGGTCCGAACTGCCCGGTTCCGCCGTCACCTTGGAGGACCTGAGGCGCCGCTGA
- a CDS encoding TetR family transcriptional regulator, translating to MSHSVGGVRQAQKQKTRQALLDAALGLLEEQSLSSLGLREVTRVVGIAPTAFYRHFRDLGELGVALVEEALGSLHAMVRAILAEQDAAEERIDRTVAVVERHVREHPAHVRFVARERRGGVRAVRHAIAGELDRFAAEVAEALKSQPVSGGWRDEDVRMLAELYVDRLVTTAGELLDAQEEGGEGAVERVVWRARRQLRLISIGRRHWEEEGA from the coding sequence ATGAGTCACAGTGTGGGTGGAGTCCGTCAGGCGCAGAAGCAGAAAACCCGTCAGGCGCTGCTGGACGCGGCCCTCGGGCTGCTGGAGGAGCAGAGCCTGAGCAGCCTGGGGTTGCGCGAGGTGACCCGGGTGGTGGGCATCGCCCCGACCGCGTTCTACCGGCACTTCCGGGACCTGGGGGAGCTGGGCGTCGCGCTCGTCGAGGAGGCGCTGGGCAGCCTGCACGCGATGGTGCGCGCGATCCTCGCCGAGCAGGACGCGGCGGAGGAGCGGATAGACCGCACGGTCGCGGTCGTCGAGCGGCATGTGCGCGAGCACCCCGCGCACGTACGGTTCGTGGCGCGCGAGCGGCGCGGCGGGGTGCGGGCCGTGCGGCACGCCATCGCCGGGGAGCTGGACCGGTTCGCGGCCGAGGTCGCCGAGGCGCTCAAGTCGCAGCCGGTGTCGGGCGGTTGGCGGGACGAGGACGTCCGGATGCTGGCCGAGCTGTACGTCGACCGGCTGGTGACCACCGCCGGGGAGCTGCTCGATGCCCAGGAGGAGGGAGGCGAGGGGGCGGTCGAGCGGGTGGTGTGGCGCGCCCGGCGCCAGCTGCGGTTGATCAGCATCGGGCGCCGGCACTGGGAGGAGGAGGGCGCCTGA